The region GCATATACGATTGCATTAACTCAACATTTATTAACCAAATTTGAGATATTTGATTCAAACAACGGACTTAATAAccttatcatcatcatcatcatatgcCCGTATGAACACAATATCGGAGGCACCATATTCTTCCTCAGTCAGAGTCAAGCGTCTACCCTCCTCACCGTTATAAGCATCAAACCTCTCAATATTCAAACAAGCTTGTGCTGACTCAGTCCTGCAAAACACAAGCTTGTACCCAATTCCATATTTCTTAATGTGAAATGTTGGGTATTGgactcccttcctatgtggagaaaaagactcaaaatttgagaagtccatgtctcacttaacctagtggagaggggctataaaataaagagagaggcagaacaatagaatcagaatacactgaaagccctaacacatagagggagaggtagagtgaaaattctgttcacgtttttcatagagctgtcgcagtaaattcggcgctgcggattcgttcaccgttggatcgggctgaaatttttacagcaggttcggaactcgttgctcttcattctgaccggtcggatctttgatacgaggtctgagttgggagatattaatttcgcactgcagcagtgatttgtagaggtttcctctcttgttcttctctatttgaaagctttgttgttttgttatttggttgggtgttggcactaatttgtactattgattgagactctcttgtactcttgttgatcatagtggaactatttctttggtctggacgactcgtggtttttactcttgatttgaggggttttccacgttataaatcttggtgcctttatttgtgtttttggtgatttattattgctgctttttgattattgctcctcatagattcttataagttaagagaaattatatccgctgcattttctggtatattatttgttattgttttccccatcatgAAATTTCCCATCAAAAATTTCTTGCCCTGGATGGTCTTCGGCACCACCAATTCCCACACATGCCTTGTTTATTGTTACGTCCAAAAACACCAACCACTTGGATGATTCCGCACACCTTGGCTTATCTACGAACTCGATTTCCACTTCCGTACCTATTCTCatgtttcaaataattcaaatgagTGATAAATAACAAACTATTCAGTTTTCATCCTTGATGAGTGAGTGAGTACCTGTGAATATATCAGAGGTGTCGGTGTCTCCAGCTACGGTGAATTTGACCGGGTTGCCACGATAGAATTGTGAGTATTCTTGAAAGACAGTAAGAGGGCACTCTGAATTCGCAGTTCTGGCATATTTCACACCACCACCTGCTGGGCCAAAGAATGATGGAAAGATGTAGTATTGGCGAGATGGTTCAAGGGGGTCGCCATCTTTGTCCACAACTTGCTCAGCATCATCTGAGAAACCTAAGGGAAGATTGGTGAAGAAAGCAAAGAAGGAGAGAGCAAGAACTAGGGTTCGCTTCATGCTTGATTCACTGGGAGGTGTTGTTGTTTCAGATCTTGTGATggatttgtttttgttctttccTTATATAGAAACAAAGATATGCTGCTATGTACCACCCACCACGTGTTTGTACTTTGGAAAAAGATAAGATACTGCATGGGTTAGATATGTACACTTCAATTTTGGTCAGTGATGTGGAAGAGACTGATAAGACAGTTGAAATTACTCGTAAGGGTGTATTTGTAGAATATTATCACTTCCatttctggaaatttttttttataaaaatggattttaaatctaatttaatttcataaaattattacgTTGaggtatatttattttatgtgtgAGATAAAAAATTAGTGGGTAATCTATTAGCGATTTGATATGGGATTTggaataaaatatctaaaaaagtTCGTTAAGATAGACTTCGACCttattttgatattatgttagaagtggact is a window of Vigna unguiculata cultivar IT97K-499-35 chromosome 4, ASM411807v1, whole genome shotgun sequence DNA encoding:
- the LOC114180898 gene encoding kunitz-type trypsin inhibitor-like 1 protein, coding for MKRTLVLALSFFAFFTNLPLGFSDDAEQVVDKDGDPLEPSRQYYIFPSFFGPAGGGVKYARTANSECPLTVFQEYSQFYRGNPVKFTVAGDTDTSDIFTGTEVEIEFVDKPRCAESSKWLVFLDVTINKACVGIGGAEDHPGQEIFDGKFHIKKYGIGYKLVFCRTESAQACLNIERFDAYNGEEGRRLTLTEEEYGASDIVFIRAYDDDDDKVIKSVV